In the genome of Planctomyces sp. SH-PL62, the window GACGGCGACCCGTTCCAGGATGGCGCGGGAGAGCGCCTGGTCGCCGAACCAGCCGACCCTGACGACGGCGTGCGACGTCCGTCCGAGGGACCGGATCGTGACGGAGGCCGAGCGATCATCGGTGGTGACGGCCTCGTATCGGAGGACGGTCCCGTCGCGGGTCGGGCGAAGGTCGCGCAGGCCGAGGTCGGCGAGGGCCTCGGCGGCCGCCGGGCCGACCGCCGACTGGGGGGCGGCGAAGCTTCGCGCGCCTTGCCCGGCGGAATAGGCGAAGTCCGCCCCCGCGTCCGTCGACACCCCCATCGGGGGCGCGATCCGAGGCGATGTCACGGCGCATCCGGCCGTGACCAGCAGCACGGCCGCCAGGGAGGCCCGTCTCGTCGCTCGGCGTCTCATCCGTGAATCACCTCGGCGCGAATGCCCAGGGCGTCCGACGGCCTTCCGCGAAGCACGGGCGAGGGCCGGGCGCCTTCCGAATCGGCGGCACGCTATCGCGGGCCGAGGGGGCGGTCAACCCCGTCCTCTCGACGGCGGGACGATCTCGGGGGGGGCGGCGCGGCGTGTTTGCAAGCGGCGGGCCGAATGAGGTTGTCATCGCCCCACCTTAGCTGATAGGATTCGTCAGAGTCCCTCCATCCCGCGCGTATCGGGGTGGTTTTTGTTTTTCAGCTTTCGCCAGGTCTCCGCGGGACCTCGCCGATCGGCCTTCGGGCCGCCGCGCGGGGGGACGCATGCCGGCGAGTCCGCCACGGCCGCGGCTTGGCTTCCGGCGGAAGACATCCACGAATCGAACATATGGTAGATCGCAACCTCCTTCGTGAATTCGACGTCAACGAGGACGAACTGGCCGCCGTGATCACGGCGGAGGACGGCTCGAAGACCCTCGACGACTTCCTGGGCGAAGGCCAGAACTTCGAGATCGGCGGGATCGTCTCGGGCAAGGTCATCGAGATCGTCGGCGATCAGGTCGTCGTCGACGTGGGATACAAGTCCGAGGGTCTGGTCTCGCTCAACGAGTGGGAGGACGAGCCCGCGCCGGTCCCCGGCGACGAGGTCGAGGTCCTGCTCGAAGGCATGGAGGACGAGACCGGCGAGATCGTCCTGTCGCGCAAGAAGGCCCACCGGATGCGGGCCTGGGAAATGGTCATCTCCAAGTACCACGAAGGCGACGTGGTCAAGGGGAAGGTCACCCGCAAGATCAAGGGCGGCCTGCTGGTCGACATCGGCGTCAACGTCTTCCTGCCCGCCAGCCAGGTCGACATCCGCCGCCCGTCCGACATCGCCGACTTCATCGATCAAGAGATCGAGTGCATGATCTTGAAGATCGACGAGTCCCGCCGCAACATCGTGGTCAGCCGCCGCAAGCTGATCGAGATCACCCGCGAGCAGCAGAAGAAGGCCCTGCTCGAGGAGATCGCCGAGCGCCAGATCCGCAAGGGGACGGTCAAGAACATCGCCGACTTCGGCGCGTTCGTCGACCTCGGCGGCATCGACGGCCTGCTGCACATCACCGACATGAGCTGGGGCCGCATCAACCATCCCAGCGACATGCTCAAGATCGACGACCAGATCGAGGTGATGGTCCTCCACGTCGACAAGGAACGCGAGAAGATCGCCCTGGGCCTCAAGCAGAAGAGCGCGAGCCCCTGGGAGAACGTCGCCGACAAGTACCCGGTCACCACCCGCGTCGTCGGCGAGGTGGTCAACGTCATGTCCTACGGCGCCTTCGTCAAGCTGGAAGAGGGCATCGAGGGCCTGGTCCACATCTCCGAGATGAGCTGGACCAAGCGGATCAACCACCCGAGCGAGCTGGTCAACACCGGCGACAAGATCGAGGTCGTCGTCCTTGGCATCAACAAGGACAAGCAGGAGATCTCGCTCGGCATGAAGCAGACCCAGGTCAACCCCTGGGACCAGGTCGCCAACAAGTACCCGCCGGGCACGATGGTCGAGGGCACCGTCCGGAACCTCACCAACTACGGCGCGTTCATCGAGATCGAGGAGGGCATCGACGGCCTCCTGCACATCTCCGACATGAGCTGGACCCGCAAGATCGGCCACCCCAACGAGGTGCTCGAGAAGGGCCAGCGGATCAGCTGCCAGGTGCTCAACGTCGACCAGGACCGCAAGCGAATCGCCCTGGGTCTCAAGCAGCTCAAGGAAGACCCGTGGGAGACCGACATCCCCGGCCGCTACGAGCCCAACGACGTCGTCAAGGGCAAGGTCACGAAGCTCACCAACTTCGGCGTCTTCGTCGAGCTTGAGCCGGGCCTCGAAGGCCTGCTCCACATCTCCGAGCTGGCCGACCACAAGGTCGACAGCCCCGAAGAGGTGGTCAAGGTCGGCGACGAGATCGAGGTCAAGATCCTCCGGGTCGACCGCGGCGAGCGCAAGATCGGCCTCTCCCGCAAGAAGGCCCACTGGTCGGGCCGCGAGGATGAGGAAGGCGAAGCCACCTCCGAGGGCGGCGAACTCTCCACGACGGCTCCGAAGGAGTCCAAGGAGAACAAGGAACTCAAGGGCGGCCTCGGCGGCGGCGGCCCCCTCTTCAGCATGGGCGGCACCACGCCGGCCGAACCCGAGCCCACGCCCGAGCCCGAGCCCGAGGCCGCAGCCGAACCCGAGGCTGAAGCCGAAGCCGAGCCTGAGACCGAAGCTGAAGCCGAAACCGAAGGCTGACCGAGGCTCGCCTCGAACCGCCATCTCACGAACGCCGCCCCGGGACCATCCCGGGGCGGCGTTTTTCATGCGCCGGGCGAATCCGGCCCCGGATCGCCGAGGCCGCCCCCCAGCCGACGCGTGATCGCGGCGGCCGGCGACTCGATCAGTTCGACTCCCTCGAACGCCGCGCCGGGCTCGGTCGGCTCGCGAACCACGAGGATGAGCCGCGACGCCCGCTTCGACGCCCCGGCGCGACGGAGCTTGGCCGCGGCCTCCGCCGCCGTCTCCCCCGGGCGCTGCACCCGCACCGCGACGGGGAGGCCGTCGTGAGGTTCCTTGAGGATCGCGTCAATCCCTCCGTTCCGCTGGACCGGCGCGCAGTCCAGCCCGGCCAGGAGCGCGAGGCTCACCGGGTCGGCCGTCCGGTACGCCTCGCGACCGCGCTCCAGCAGGCGTGAACGGCTCCGCACCGGGCGTTCCAGCCGCGCCCTCGCCAACTCCACGGCCGGCTCCGAGCGGTCGATGCCGATCGCCCGCCGCCCCAGCGCCGCGGCGGCGACCAGCGTCGTCCCGCTGCCGCAGAACGGATCGAGCACCAGATCGCCCGGACGGCTCGCCAGCGCGATGATCCTTTCGAGCAAGGCGAGCGGCTTCTGGGTCGGATAGCCCGTCCGCTCGCGGGCCTTCGGGTTCAGGTAGGGGAGGTCCCAGACGTCGCCCAGCGGCACCCCGCGCTTCGGGCCGGAAGGGACCGGACGGCCCTCCTCGTCGCGATCATAGATCGCCTTCTGCGAGGCGTCGCGGCGGCGGCGCTGGAGGAGCTGGTCGACGTTCGTCGCCGGCGAATACGCCTCCCAGATCGGGTTGAACACGTAAGAATCGGTTTTCGTGTAGTAGTGGATCGTCTGGTGCGCGGGGAGCAGCGACGACGCGCCGCTCGACCAGCGCCGGTAGTGCCAGATGATCTCGGAGCGGAACCGCTCCGGGCCGAACACCCGGTCCAGCAACCCCCGAGCGACGTGGCCGGCGTCGCGACCGCAGTGGAAGAAGAGCGATCCGGTCTCGGTCAGCACCCGCCGGACCTCCACAAGCCTCGCGAGCAGGAACGACTCGTAGGCCTGTGGCGATTCCCAGACGTCGTCGAACTCGTAGGCCGTCACGCGATCCCTCGCGGACAGCCGATGGACCCGCCCGGTCTGGAAGGGGGGGTCCAGGTAGGCCAGCCCGACGACCCCCGACGCCATCCCCTTCAAGTGCGCCAGGCAGTCGCCCAGGAGGACCGAGGGCGAATCAAACGCATTCATGCAGCACCCAGGTCTCGCACCCGTACACGAACTCAACTTGCCTTGCATTCATCTTGACCCCGGACGAAGCACATCTCTATTCTTAATAAAGCTGGCAAGGCTTGCCTAACCGGCAAACCCGCGACATCCGAGCTATACCATGCCTTCTAACCAGACCCTCAAACCCCCATGCCCCACACATTTCCAAATTATCCTAGTTTTCCAATCCTCTCTCAGCTTATCATCCAACCGCCGAACATCCGATATTTCGATTGTCAAGCCGCGAATGGCGGAGTCGCAAGGGCGTGAGGCGGGATGCGGAGCGCGAGCGGGAGGAGGCCCTGATCTGGAGGGGTTTCCGCCCGGGTGCCTGGCCTCGCCGCGAACTCGGGGTCGGACCTGGCGTCGGCCGTCGCGAGACGACGGTGCGTCGGGGATCGCCCGCCGACGCCGCCTGGTCGCGGGGGGGAGACTCTCCCTCGATGCTGGCGGGGTGTTTCGAATTCGAATCGTCGCGTCGACGCGGGGCGTTGGGTCCCGGTCTGCGTCCTCCCTTGGGCCCACCGTCCCGGCTTCGTATCGCGTGCCCCGAATCGGGGGACGCGAGCGGACCTGCTGACGACCGATACAACGAGGATCTTCATGGCCCGGATTCGACGACATCGCCGTGATACGGTGCAGAGCCCCCTGGAGACTTATCTCCGGGAGATCAATGAAGTGGCCCTGTTGACCGCGGACGAGGAAAAGCAACTCGCCTATCGGATCGCGGACGGGGACGACCAGGCTCGGGATCGGATGGTTCGAGCGAACCTCCGCCTGGTGGTCAATATCGCCCGGGGCTACGTCGGCAAGGGCCTCGCGCTCCAGGACCTGATCGAGGAAGGGAACCTCGGGCTGCTCCGCGCCGTCGAGGGGTTCGACCCGGCCGTGGGGACGCGGTTCAGCACCTACGCCAGCTACTGGATCAAGCAATCCATCAAACGGGCGCTGGTGAATACGGCGAAGCCGATCCGCATCCCGGCCTACATGGTCGAGTTGCTCTTCAAGTGGCGGCGGACCTCGGCCGAGCTGCAAGAGACCCTGGGGCGGGCGGCGACGGTCGAGGAGATCGCCAAGACCCTGAAGCTCCCCAAGAAGAAGCTGGCGATCGTCAAGAAGGCGATCAAGGTCTACAACCTCGTCCCCCAGACCGACCAGCCCGAGAACGGCTGGAGCCTGGGCGAGATGCTGATGGACGAGCGCACTCGCGCCCCCGACGTCGAGATGGTCGAGGCCGACAACCTCCGCATGGTGATGGATCGCCTGGATGAGATGGACAAGCGCGAGGCCACGGTCCTCCGCATGCGATTCGGCCTCAACGACGAGGAGCCGAAGACGCTCAAGGAGATCGGCGAGTCCCTCGGGCTGACGAGGGAGCGGGTCCGGCAGATCGAGAACGAGGCGCTAGGCAAGCTGTCGGCGCAGATGCAGGCCGACTGAGCGAGGCGGCGAGGGCCTGCCGACGGCGGAACCGGCGACGACGAACGGAGCGGGCGGCGATGCAGCCTCCGCCGACGGTCGCCATGAAGAGCAGGAGGGTGGGCTCGGGCACCGGGATGGGGGCGCTATCCGACCGGGAGGCCCGCAGGCTCGTCAGGGGGCGGTCGCCGGAGAAGTTCTCGGCGAAGGTCCCCTGGAACGTGCCCCCCACCTGGGGCGTGATCCGGAAGTACGCCTCCGGGCCGAACGCCTTGGCCAGCTTGCCGCCGGTCACCTTCAGGCTGAGATCGAAGATCCCCGCCCCTCCCCCCGCCTTCTCGCCGAGGGTCTGCGCCCCGAAGGCCGTGGGCCGACCGGTGAGCAGCAGGCCCTCGTAGACCTGGCCGCCGATCGTGACCGAACCGCGCAGCTCGAAATTGTTGTCGTCCTGATCGACGAGCCGGCCCTCGCGGTCGAGCGTGAGATTCAGGGTCTCGTTGAGCGTCCCCTCGACGTCGGGCATGACGTTGATCATCTGACGCCCGGTCGGCCCGAGCGTGATGACGTGGGGCGCGTTGGTGACCCGGAAAACCCCGGTCTGCGACAGCGCGTCGTACTCGTACGTCTGCTCCCCGGCCATCTCGCCCGCGATGTTGGGGTAGGCTCGGAAGCCGTGGGGACGGATCAGCTCGCCGCGCGAA includes:
- a CDS encoding DUF3568 family protein: MRRRATRRASLAAVLLVTAGCAVTSPRIAPPMGVSTDAGADFAYSAGQGARSFAAPQSAVGPAAAEALADLGLRDLRPTRDGTVLRYEAVTTDDRSASVTIRSLGRTSHAVVRVGWFGDQALSRAILERVAVRLGHSAPEPIPDAPPSTPASNPFFSRSAVPDSVMLRDQADAAYTDRVIP
- a CDS encoding 30S ribosomal protein S1; the protein is MVDRNLLREFDVNEDELAAVITAEDGSKTLDDFLGEGQNFEIGGIVSGKVIEIVGDQVVVDVGYKSEGLVSLNEWEDEPAPVPGDEVEVLLEGMEDETGEIVLSRKKAHRMRAWEMVISKYHEGDVVKGKVTRKIKGGLLVDIGVNVFLPASQVDIRRPSDIADFIDQEIECMILKIDESRRNIVVSRRKLIEITREQQKKALLEEIAERQIRKGTVKNIADFGAFVDLGGIDGLLHITDMSWGRINHPSDMLKIDDQIEVMVLHVDKEREKIALGLKQKSASPWENVADKYPVTTRVVGEVVNVMSYGAFVKLEEGIEGLVHISEMSWTKRINHPSELVNTGDKIEVVVLGINKDKQEISLGMKQTQVNPWDQVANKYPPGTMVEGTVRNLTNYGAFIEIEEGIDGLLHISDMSWTRKIGHPNEVLEKGQRISCQVLNVDQDRKRIALGLKQLKEDPWETDIPGRYEPNDVVKGKVTKLTNFGVFVELEPGLEGLLHISELADHKVDSPEEVVKVGDEIEVKILRVDRGERKIGLSRKKAHWSGREDEEGEATSEGGELSTTAPKESKENKELKGGLGGGGPLFSMGGTTPAEPEPTPEPEPEAAAEPEAEAEAEPETEAEAETEG
- a CDS encoding DNA methyltransferase, with the protein product MNAFDSPSVLLGDCLAHLKGMASGVVGLAYLDPPFQTGRVHRLSARDRVTAYEFDDVWESPQAYESFLLARLVEVRRVLTETGSLFFHCGRDAGHVARGLLDRVFGPERFRSEIIWHYRRWSSGASSLLPAHQTIHYYTKTDSYVFNPIWEAYSPATNVDQLLQRRRRDASQKAIYDRDEEGRPVPSGPKRGVPLGDVWDLPYLNPKARERTGYPTQKPLALLERIIALASRPGDLVLDPFCGSGTTLVAAAALGRRAIGIDRSEPAVELARARLERPVRSRSRLLERGREAYRTADPVSLALLAGLDCAPVQRNGGIDAILKEPHDGLPVAVRVQRPGETAAEAAAKLRRAGASKRASRLILVVREPTEPGAAFEGVELIESPAAAITRRLGGGLGDPGPDSPGA
- a CDS encoding RNA polymerase sigma factor RpoD/SigA; protein product: MARIRRHRRDTVQSPLETYLREINEVALLTADEEKQLAYRIADGDDQARDRMVRANLRLVVNIARGYVGKGLALQDLIEEGNLGLLRAVEGFDPAVGTRFSTYASYWIKQSIKRALVNTAKPIRIPAYMVELLFKWRRTSAELQETLGRAATVEEIAKTLKLPKKKLAIVKKAIKVYNLVPQTDQPENGWSLGEMLMDERTRAPDVEMVEADNLRMVMDRLDEMDKREATVLRMRFGLNDEEPKTLKEIGESLGLTRERVRQIENEALGKLSAQMQAD